In Planctomycetota bacterium, the DNA window CCCGGCGTCGCCGGACGGCGCCGACGCACGCACCGGTGGGGGCGCGGGCTCGGCACCGGGCGTTGGTGCGGGTCGTGCTGGCGGCGGCGCCGGCGCGTCGGTGCGCGCCGGCTTCAGGCTTTTCCCGCCGGCGCCTCCGCGTGGGTCGGGGCGGATCGGGCGAGCGCCCCGAGGTCGGCGAAGCGTTCGGCCGACGCCAGGCGGACCAGGGCCGCGTCGAACATCGCCCGCGGCGCCGGGCTGTCGCGGCAGATCCGTCGGGCGGCCTCGCACACGGCGATCAGGTGCGATAGCGCGGGCGCATCGAATCGGGCCGCACGGTCGATCTCCGCTCGGCGGGCGGCATCGGACAGCTCGACCAGATCGGTCTCCGGCCCGCACGCGGCGAGCACCATGAGGTCGCGCAAACGCGCGGCGATGGTCTCGAGCGCCAGCTCGGTGCCGATGCCCAGCGCGAGCAGTGCATCGCCGGCGTCGAGCGCAGCCCGCGCCTCGCCCTGCGCGAAGGCGTCGATGAGCGCGCCCACGAGCTCGCGATCGGGTAGGCCCAGCAGTTCCTCGAGCAGCGCGAGCGTGAGGTGCGTCTCGCCGGCGGCCATGAGGCGATCGAGCAGGCTGAGCGCATCCCGCATCGACCCAGCTCCCAGGCGCGCGACGGCCGCCAGCAGGTCGTCGTCGGCTTGCACCCCCTCCTGCTCGCACACGTCCTTGAGGTGTTCGGCGATGCGGGCCGCGGGGATCATCCGGAAGTCGAAGCGCTGGCAGCGGCTCTGGATCGTCGCTGGCACCTTGTTGGCCTCGGTGGTGCACAGGATGAACCGCACGTGTGCGGGCGGCTCCTCCATCGTCTTGAGGAGGGTGTTGAACGCCTCCTTGGTGAGCATGTGCACCTCGTCGACGATGTAGACCTTGTCGCCGCCGCGCATGGGCAGGTAGCCCGCGTTGGCGATCAGCTCGCGGGCGTTGTCGACGCCGCGGTTGCTGGCGGCGTCGATCTCGATGACGTCGCTGTCCTGGCCGGCCATGATGGCCGCGTTGACCTCGTCGCTGCCGCCGGCGAGCGCCTTGGCGAAGATGCGGGCCATGCTGGTCTTGCCCACGCCCCGGGTGCCGCAGAAGAGGTACGCGTGCGCGACGCGGCCCTGCTCGATGGCCCGCGCGAGCGTGCGGGCGATGGCCTCCTGGCCGACGACGGCCTCGAAGTCCTGGCTGCGATAGCGGCGGGCGAGGGCGGTGTAGGGCATGGGGGAGGGTAGATGAGCGGGCGATCGGAGACGGCACCGCCGTGCCCCGGACTCCTTTCGTCGGCCCCGGACATCCGGTATTCTCTCCGCGATGAGCGGCTGAACCACGCCGCTCCGGGCGTCCAGCCCCGGGCGCCCCGATGCCACGACGAGTGAAGGAGGATCGCATGGCACGGGCATTATTGAAGGGACGCATGGCCGCCATCATTGCCGCGGTGGGAGCAGCCACCCCGGTGTTGGCCCAGGCCGATCCGCTGGCCGAGTCGTTCCCGCCCGTGTTCGATTGGCGGACGCTGCTGCTCGCGGAGGGCGGGGATGGCTCGCTGGGCTATGCGCTGCGGGACTGCGTGTTCGAGTGGCGATGGGGTACCAATGAGCCAATCGCCGCCGGCGATGTGAATGGTGACGGCCGCGCGGACTTGCTGCACAGCGTCGATAGTGGGTTTCGCTTTAGCGGATTTGGCGTATTAGTGAGCCAGCCGGGCCAGCCCGCATCTCGGTACATTTCTGATCCACTCCGCAACAATGGTTCCAGCTGCGGTGGGCAACTCCTCACGAGTTTCTTAGCGCGAGTTCCGCGGTCGGTGACATCAACGGAGATGGCGTCGATGACGTTGCCGCGGAGCTTCAACGGCGTGGCTGCGACCGAGATCGGAATTGCCACGACTCCGTGCTGTTCTATGGCCGCGACAAATCAACCGCCGGGCCATTTCCTCGGCTCATCGATGACTTCGAAACGCGGATCCTGGATCGCTGGGAGTCCATCGGGATCTACGACGCGATTGGTGATCTCAATGGCGACGGTGTGGACGATCTGGCTTTTCTGAGTTCTCCGCCATACTGGGCGGAACAGCGACAGCAGATCAAGATTCTCTTCGGCACCACCCCGGATCGTCCCTTTCCTGCCCTGGCCCAGCTGGACGACCTCATGCGAGATTTCGGCGGATTTCGGATCACCAGTCCAGGGCATGGTCTGGCCGCGTTTGCCAATCCGGTGTCGGCTGGGGACTTCAATGGCGACGGGCGGTCCGACATCATGTTTTCTCGCTCGGTTGGCAGCGAACTAGAGGCCTTCGTGGTTTTTGGCCGGCCCGAGAGCGAGCCCTGGCCGATCGAGTTCGACGTCGTCAATGCGGCCCCGTCGGAAGCCGTCCGGCTGGCTGGATGGGTCGGAACTGGGACGGGCCGGCGGGGTCATGGCGGTGTCGGGGATGTGAATGGTGATGGAGTCGATGATGTCGCGATCACGAAGAACCGCTTGTGCCACGTTGTCTTTGGGCGCAAGGACTCCTTCCGAGATCCGTTTCCTTCCGACATCAATCTGGAGGCCCTAGATGGATCGAGCGGCGTTGTCCTGATCGGCGCATATGGCCGGCAGGCCATCAGCTTCATGCACCACCAGAAACTAGGTGACATCAATAGTGATGGTGCCGACGATCTCCTGTTTCTGGATCGGATCGTCTTTGGCCGACCCCATCGCGACTTTCCCGCGAGGATCAACGTGGCCGATCTTGGTGATAGAGAAAAGTTGTTGTTCGCAGCTGACGAAAATATGTTTTTGCGAGCACTTGGCGACGTGAACCGCGACGGCATCGGCGATTTCTCGATGACGGGCGTCAACTTCGGATCCACGTGCGCCATCGCCGCAATTGTCTACGGGCGGCGACCGCCGCCGCCCTGCCGCGCCGATCTCGATCGAGATGGTGTGGCGACGATGTTCGATTGCCTCGCGTTCAATATGGCGTGGCAGGATGGGGATCGTGTCGCAGACCTCGACCAGGATGGCTTCTTCACGCTTCACGACTACCTGTTGTTCTAAGTAATCTTCAGTGTTGGCTGCCCGTAGGCCTCATCCCCGCAGCGTCTTCTCGGCCAGCATCGACAGGTTGAAGAGCACGATCGCCACGCCGCCAGTGGTCAGGTCGAACACCAGCGGGCCCCAGGCGCCCCGGGTCTTGGTCAGCCGTGCGATCGGCGTCGGCTTCAGCGCGAGCGCGACCCCGCAGAACAGCAGCATCGCCCAGCTGATCTGGAGGAGCATCGGCCCGGCGTCTCCGCGGTAGTAGTGGGCTTCGGCGATCGGGATGGAGGCGCCCGCCATGATGCTGGCGGCCCGAGAGGGCAGCGTGTGCGCCGGCCGCAGGAAGCAGCCGGCGATGCCCAGGAGGATGAGCAGGCCCATCGTGTTAAAGGACCAAATCAGGGCCACGTCCGCCACGATGAGCACCGCCGAGATGGCGGCCGGCGTGAGCACGCCCGCGAGCATCGGGGCAACCGGCCAGGCGGCGGGTGCAGCGGGGAGCGGCCGGACGGTCATGGCCGACTCTAGAGCCCGAGGCCGGATCGCCTGCCAATCCTGCAAGTCGGCTGCCCATCTGGCGGATCCGGGGCGGCACATGGGCCGGGATGCCGCCCGATGCCCTTGGCACGCGGCTTGTTAATTCGACCCAATAGCAAACCTTGCCGCCCAAGTCCGAAGGGAGGACCGACCATGAAGCCCGTCCTGTACCGCGACCTGTTCGACGACACCGCCGACTCGCTCCGCCGAGACCTGTTCCGCCTGATCGAGCCGCTGGGCTTTGGCCGGCCGGCGAACGGCGGCGAGGGCGCCGTGTCCTACCCCTGCGACGTGCACGAGACCGAGGACGCCTACGCCATCGAGGCCGAGCTGCCCGGCTTCACCCGCGAGCAGATCAAGGTGACGCTCCGCGAGGGCGTGCTGGGCATCGCCGCCGACCGCTCGGAGGCGGCCGAGCAGACCCGCGAGAACGGCGAGTGGGGCCAGCCGCACCTCCGCGAGCGGACGCACACGCGGATCCGCCGCAGCTTCCGCCTGCCCGGCATGGTGGACGAGGGCGGCGTGGACGCCGAACTGAAGGACGGCGTGCTGCACGTCCGCGTGCCCAAGCAGCGGGTCGCAAGCCGCGAGATCGCGATCCGATAGGCCACGCTCCGCGGACCACCGCTCGACGTCACCACGAATAGGCGCACGCCGCACCTCCCTCCTCGGAGTGCGGCGTGCGTTGTTGTAGCGTCGAGTTGGTGTGCGTCGGCCGTGGCGTT includes these proteins:
- the dnaX gene encoding DNA polymerase III subunit gamma/tau, which gives rise to MPYTALARRYRSQDFEAVVGQEAIARTLARAIEQGRVAHAYLFCGTRGVGKTSMARIFAKALAGGSDEVNAAIMAGQDSDVIEIDAASNRGVDNARELIANAGYLPMRGGDKVYIVDEVHMLTKEAFNTLLKTMEEPPAHVRFILCTTEANKVPATIQSRCQRFDFRMIPAARIAEHLKDVCEQEGVQADDDLLAAVARLGAGSMRDALSLLDRLMAAGETHLTLALLEELLGLPDRELVGALIDAFAQGEARAALDAGDALLALGIGTELALETIAARLRDLMVLAACGPETDLVELSDAARRAEIDRAARFDAPALSHLIAVCEAARRICRDSPAPRAMFDAALVRLASAERFADLGALARSAPTHAEAPAGKA
- a CDS encoding Hsp20 family protein; this encodes MKPVLYRDLFDDTADSLRRDLFRLIEPLGFGRPANGGEGAVSYPCDVHETEDAYAIEAELPGFTREQIKVTLREGVLGIAADRSEAAEQTRENGEWGQPHLRERTHTRIRRSFRLPGMVDEGGVDAELKDGVLHVRVPKQRVASREIAIR